CCGTTATTACcgtcatcatttgtgtcagtgatctctgcatcttctgaaacggaggatgaactgctgctgctagctggatttgtttccgtttctccaatctggagacactctggtggtgtagacctactggttttagacactggtattggtgatccactgaaaaaatctgaaattcgtttctgtgccattttaacgttcaggctgccattttagcttaaacaatcccgtggctacttcatatgacatctgatataaccagaatgcacagcgctatcgaaaacgttttgaagattatttttgtaataattaagaaactgtattaaaccatattacacaacataattttaaattttagacattttatgcatttaatagtttatgtattttatcgttagtttttttttgtcaactggcggggctgctacgatattccaactgtcgggaccagacctccagcagggggtgctgcagcacccccagcacccctacttcccacggctatgGAAATGGATTTAACTTCTGTTTGACAGCTATCATACTGAggaaatatttactgtaaatgtatgcaaTCATTTATATCTAATTCCTaactgtgaatgtgtttcatttaaattagaAATGTATTAGTCTATATATAACtgagtttgttttgttaaatgataTCAGACATTATCATATACACGTGATCATAAACCAATACAATTCTTAAAGATATAGTTTATACGTTTATGGCGAACCAACTCGGCTTGTGCAATGCAAATCGACCAGCCGCCTGGAAATCAAAGGTCCCATCTGGGTTGGCGTACATAGCTGTCCACTATGGCGGACCAGTATGCATCCAGTTCTTATAATACATCCATGGTTTAACCATGGCAGCCATCTTTGCTCACCTTTGCTAAGTAGTTGACAAATCTTACTCACTTCAATGTATGATGATGATTTTTTATCAAGATCACTGTAAGCTCGATTTAACCAGCTAGTTTTGCAGAGGTAAATACATTGACATAATATAAAAAGAACAAGCTGCTTTGTGTAATTTTATGTAAGGGTTTCTGCTTTTAATGTTCATATTAGTTCCCGACCAAAGGAACCCACTCATTATCAAAGGTTTTTCTAAATGGACTTTGATAAAGCAGCTGccaaaaccaacaacaacaaaataattgcTTCACGTCTCAGAAGAACCTCCCGCATTTGGCAGTCTCCAATACTCCAGAACCTGTCAAAACAACTTTCCGAAAGCCTGTTCTGTCCTTCCTCAATATAAGGACATGTACTCTTTCAGATTTAACATAAACATATTCTCTGTATCAGGTCAGGCAAGTTGGTTCATGCTCAGTGTTGTCGCTCTGTTGACATTCTGTGCCTgatctttaatatttaactgtgaagaaaacaaacaaactagaGTTTCTTGCCATCACGGATAGAGATCACATTACTAAAGTGTTTGTACATCCATGTTCCCATGGTGTAGTGTGGCACTAATGCAAGTCATTAAATGGATGTCAATTAGGAAGTCATTCCAGTTTATAGCTAATGGTTCATTATCACTCAGATGGTACAGTGGCTGACAGACTGCGCCAACGCGTTATAATAGCCCAAAGCGTTCCATttcaaattgcaaaaaaaaaaaatcaccaacttgacgaaacatgTTTACTAAAAGATCTTTATTAACGaaaagctgcaaaaacacaaccGAATCAGGCATAAtgaaaagtgacgcacacagttGGAACCGGAAAGCTTATTGACGAAAATGGGCCAACTGTCCTTCAAAACTTAactcaaatgtacattttatctgcttattttaacaacatgatCACATGATCCCTTCTGATATGATTGCTGATCTGCTGTAAGCCAGCTAGATAACGTAGCTAACcttagtcatttcaaatatactgacaaacacCTACAATTATGAAAAAGACTGACTCTGCCAGACTGAAAGTTGCCTTTACTTTCTAATCCAACATCAACAAGCGCTCCGGTACGAACTGTGTGGGTCACTTTCgctgttttgagcttcttgctggagcgtttttttaaatgtattatagtGTGGGTGAATCTCAACATTACTGTATCAGTCATTGTAAAGGCTGCATGCATCTGGGTTAGtgataaatgtttgtgtgtttctttctgatTTCAAGTACTGTTTTCTCAGCTGTGCTTGTCTCAATAGATTGAGCCTCTAATGGCTCTCTTTTTTGGTAGAACAGGTTGTGTAAGAACAAAGGTTCCTGGGTCAATGATCGTTGCACGCAGAAAAGCAGTGAGAAAGGTTAAACGAGAGCGAAACAGCAGAGGCTGTTAGGCAAACGTCCAAAACGACAGGGACGGGCCATAAAGTGAGGCCGATCTCAAGATGCTAGACATCTAAGGTATAACAGATAACTGGGAATATGCTTTAGACATGACAAAATATGATTCCATTTGCCTATTTTTATGTGACTGCATGAATGTGGTtgatttcattgtgtgtgtggttatatttattttttgtctgtattGATGTTAAATGACAAAGAGTGATCTGCAAATGTAAAAgcatgatgtaaaaaaaaaatatttggtttattttacatttaaaacacaagcaatacaataaaacactaGTAATGTCACGTTGGCAGTTTTTATCTCACCTGCTTTTAGCgttgctcttattttgaaaatgttttctgtggTTATTAGTTTTAAACATTGACAGTAAAGTCAGTAATGTGAAGTACTTGTTACGatctcagtttttgtatttagtttctcctggtgttgttacttcctgtgttagccttcctgtgtctgattgcTTCATTGTTGTCACTTGTAGCCCTGGTGTTTCAGCCTCCCCTCCCAAGCggtgtcttgtcttgtgattagtccctgTGTATTTGGTCTTGTCTTCCCTTGTGTTCCTTGTCGTTTTGTTGTCGCTTTTCCCCGAGTCTGTTCCCTGTTTCATGTCTTAGATTTAGCTTGTCTGCCTTCGTCCTTCTGGTTAGGTATAGTTTTGTTTTGCCAGTGTTCATATTTTGTAACAGCTTTTTAGTTAATAaaagctcactttttgttttactttgtatcCCTCCTCCTTATTCTGCATTTTGGTCCTCTTAACCTCCCCAAAACATGACAGGTCTTAAGCATTCATCTTTATACTGATGTTTCAGTGAATACTATCGATACTACAGTCAACCCCCtggaatacttttttttttgtgtttgagcAATTTATCAGAGAGACATCTCAGGAGGACATGTCACCCCTTCATGTccacaaaacaaatgcatcaaCATCTAGAATAGGAAAGTGATGCTCCACTTCTCCTCAACCAGCAGGAATCTGCTCTCTCCTCATCGATCAGAGGTTTTGGCATATATAAGATTTAAGATTTCACAATCGTTTGTGTCATTGGGTTTTAGTTCATGCAGTGCCATGGTTAAAGTCCCTGTTTGTTGTATGACTTTGTGTGGCCCTGTCCTTATGCTACCCCTCTTCAGTCTATCAATAACCTCCTTTAtctgtccctccctctgtgGTCTATAAAGAGCCCTTGCTGCAGCCGTCTGCTTCATGTATCTCAGCATCATGAAGAGATTAcccatcctgctgctgctgtgctcgGCGGCTCTGCTCTGCAGTGCTGCTCCAGCTGTGGAGCCGGTGACCTGCAGCGAGGATGGAGGTGCTGCGGCGGCACGGATGGCTGCACATCACATCGACGAAAACCACGACCACGGATACAAGTTCAAACTGAAGGAGATCAAAGGGCACAAGGTGGAAAAGGTAAAAAGTATTAGTTCTACACATAATAACAATTTCCTTTATTGAAAAGTATGGGAGTTAAGGCAGTTATCTTGAGACACatacaaatgcaaatgtcagtgcattttgttttttttcaccccAAAGATAGTCACTGGTAAAAACAGgtgtaacatttttttttcacaaataacTCAACATTAGCATCCttggcccacacatgaaacctgtgcttttcttatattgtacttcttaaatatgtaaaaataatacattaaacagTAGTATCTATGTGTTAATAAGAccaattttttttaataaagttgaaaaatgtttcaaacaaatcattgttgatataaaaaaaagcccaataagtTATTGAcgtaacaagcttgaaatatacccttcatatcTCCCCTTATTAGAAGCaatctgaagcttctgttttaaggaatgagctgccaactaaataaatgaaaccctatggagagctgtgatcaataataatttacctacatttgattgatttagcaaaattataacttaatttatgagtCGATacacctcacctctagtgagtggcccagcccttcataAGGTTAGCTTTATGTGGCGTTCAGGGTAAAAAATTGGACTAATGGTTGCTTAACCACACTGAACTGTGTAAAGATGACTGTGATGTTTTTGTCCCGATCCATTTATTGATTCAGTTCTGCTGAGGCTGAGTGTAGAGACTTAGGAATCAGAGTGATGAGGACTAACCTCTTGGTCCTGGTAAGAACTCTAGCAGCTGCACAGCCTTCATAGCAGACTCGTAAAAGTAGATGTCACAACCATTTTAGTGTTGTGTAACGCCTCTTGGATGAAAAGTATTTTCCTCTGCATTGtcacataaagaaaaaaacatgtgaacaGATGAAGACATCCATTTAGTTGTATTACAATGAATATTTTATTAGATTTCAATATATAACTTGTAGTGACTGGAAAATGGCAGAACATAGGTTAGTGTGTGCAAGTTGTTTATGGCAAGGTGCAGCATATTGTTAGAAAATGTCATTGTTAGAACATATTGCAGACATTTTAGCCAATACGTAGGTACAGGGTGGACTTTATGACATAATCGAAGCCCAAAGAAACTATTTCtgaaatgccttttttattCTGATCGAAGATTCATCTAACGAATGGAAGGtacatgttatatatttgttCTTCAAACgctaaaacatttcttttaaaataagtGTGACAGTAAATGCAGTGAggtattatatattattaacttcatttatttgaagcAAATGTACTTGAAGGTTGACATACACTCTCTGGTGTGTGCAGGTTGATGACGGCTGTGACATCGAGCTGCAGCTGGACCTTCAGGAGACAACGTGCCACAACATCAACCCGAAGCACTTTGAGGATTGTACGATCCGCAGTGAAAGTCAAAGGGTAAATGTTGGATCAGTTCCTCTTTGACCAATTTGTTTCACGTTCATGTACAGCCAGACTGACGCAGGATTATTGGAGATGTGAGGTCTCTACAGAATAagctctgtgtttctctgtaggCGGTGGTGGCTAACTGCTCAGTGAGGATTCATGTGGCAAACAGTGCCGCAAAAGTCAAAAATTATCATTGTGACACGCGACAAGGTGGGTCTCTGTCATGCAATGGACAATTTGCCAAAAATCCTTAATTTTGGATAGGGTATTAACTTTTGCCTATTctttggggggaggggggggagctATTCATGTCTATAATATCTCCACGACTACTACCGTACAGTTAGAGTCGGGGAAACTATTGGTTATGACAATGAAACaatggcttgtgtgtgtgtgtgtgtgtgtgtgtgtgtgtagagaaaacaaacagtgagaTGGCGAGGATCTGCCCTGACTGCCCCAGTCTGGTCTCACTTCATGACCCTGATGGTATGAAGTCTGTAAAAGCAGCGGTGCAGAGAGTCAACGAGAACGCCACCAACCAGAACTACTACGTCCTGAGGGAAGTTGGACGGATAAAAATCGGGGTAAagaatcagacacacacacacacacacacacacacacacacacacacacacacacacacacacacacacacacacacacacacacacacacacacacacacacacacacacacacacacacacacacacacacacacacacacacacacacacacacacacacacacacacacacacacacacacacacacacacacacacacacacacacacacacacacacacacacacacacacacacacacacacacacacacacgaattATTACAGTTTATCATTTTTGGTGATTATCACAGGTCAACCATTTCAGCATGTTCAAATGAAGGAAGTCAGGTCTCTAATGGATGTTTCCTTAAAGTATTTCATGTAGCCTCATGCAGTGCcatgtcctcctctctcagtggaTGAGTAGCACAGGGATGAACTACTGGGCTGAGATTGCCCTTGTGGAGTCACATTGCCGAAACGGTACCAGAATCGTACCTGAAGCATGCAGACCCCTCTGCCCTGATCGAGCTGTAAGTACAACTCGTACGAATAGAAGACACACTTTGAACCTTAATCACTGAATTTGGCAGAAATGTTGTTGGACCAAAGTTGTGCCGTCTGACTTACATTATATCATGTGACCAACTATGTCATGTTACCGACTTTCTGACATCAACTTTATATCTTGTGATTGACTCTGTCATGTACTGTAAACTACGGAGCGGGCCGAGGGTCACGGAATGCGCGCGTTAATAACATTTGTGCAGTTAACAAAGACAGCCCTTCATGTTACCCATCGACTTCATGTCATGTTTCCCGACTTTGTTGTGACATACATTACGTAATGTTATCAACATGAAATAAGGTTACCAACATTATTTTATGTGGTCACAGCTATGAAATGTATCCAACTTTATGCCATGTGACCGACAGCTAATGTTacaaacattttgttgtgtGACCAACGTTATGTCATGTGACTGACATTATACTGATTGAATTAGCttataaacacataaaacaaccTAACTAACAGCGCAGGTGGCCCAGTCCATTTACCAGAGGCAGCCATATATGAGCTAGTATCCTTGCATGTGATTTTACAGCAGTAAAAGCTTCCTTCACTGGTGCTCAATGAGATTCCTCTCCTCTAATTGTCTCTTTCGCTTCTCTCTTTAAAGCGTCATGCTTTCTGCCAGTCATCTTACTCCAGTTCACAGGGACTCGGGTCTGTTGAGTGTGATTACTACCCCGCAACGGTGAGTCCGCATTCTACACATAAACGCTCACCTTACTATCCATTTGTTCCAGTTATAGATTATTTGTCAATTGTATAGCCTGATATACTGTGCAGAGATCAGAGACGGAGgaagtacaaaataatacaGTCCAAAAACGCTCCATCACAAGTAAAAGCACAGAAATATCTTTAGCAAATTATACTTGcagtataaaaaatgtaacactgTATATGCAAAAGACAATGttcacagtattatattattatggaATACCAAAAACATCcccaataaatacatattagggcattttattgttataattTGTTAGTGTGGAGACAATAAATATACTTGGTAAAAGACTGGGTAGAATAGTAACACAGTACTGCATCATATATCAGCATAACATGTGTATTTATTCACATGTTCTAGTAACTGTGAGCGTTAAATAGATGGAGGGGAGTAAAACATCTGCCTCTGAAAAGGAATGGGGTAAAATAGAACCAAAGaaactcaagtaaagtgcactttacacacacacacagtaagtaTACTTATTTACTGTGAGGAAATTCACTTACACTGACTCTGTTGGTTTTGCTCTTAACAGAACTCTACTGCCCTCGGCGATGGTGAGCAGGAGCCCCTATGCAGACACCATCATGGTCGTGACCATCATGGTCACGACCATGATGGTCATGACCATGATGGTCATAGCGGTCGTGGCCCTCCTAACCATGATGGCCATGGTGGTCGTGGCCCTCCTGACCATGATGGCCATGGTGGTCGTGGTGGTCGTAGCCCTCCTGATCATCATGGTCAGGGCCCTCCTGAGCATCATGGTCAGGCCCCTGCTGACCATGATGGTCATGGTGGTCGTGGTGGTCATGCTGATGGCCCTCCTGACCAAGAAAGGCAGCGTCATAGGCCCCCATTCCATCGCTTCCATTGCCATGGATCGGATACAGCTATCCACCCCATTTGCCCCTGGCCTCATCCTGAGCCCCGTGGCCCCCGCCTAAAACCAAAGGAAGAGgcctgagaaacacacacacggaaaacATGTTTGTTACTGACTTCAAGACTTGTACAAGTCTCTAATGTAATATGTGGGAAGTAAGAAcagtttaaaacacattacaaagtAATGTCCAATAAACAATCATGGTTTCAATCATGGGGTGCAGCTTCTTCTTTCATTGATCTGCCTGAGCAGCAGTTTGGATATTTATCAGATTGCCACCGtagaaaacactttaaatgctAGCATTGCATGATAATGCAATAAAATGGTAAAACTTGTTGAACACaccaatatttacatttgacagTAAGTTGAGATGAAATACTTTTTCTCTAGATTTTTAACCACTCTGGAATAATTGTGAACACCGGTGAGGATGGAAAATCTGTTTattacagaaaacaaagaaaagacacaacGGTGGAAAACCTAATACACTgtaacaggaaaaataaaatatttaatttcaaagaCTTTATACATTCTCCATGATCGCTGGATCAACCATTCAGACAGTTTTGACATAAACGGTTagaagatgatggatggattaaAATAGCAACATTAGCTACTTAAAAACAACAGGTCACCAACAGGAGCGGCGtggagagctgctgctgtgtttactTCCACCTCCAGTTGAGAGGAAACCTATCTCTTTCTGCTTCATGCAGAGAAGTAAGCAGAAGCTATGGAGGGCTTTGTTCTCTGAGGGAAGTctggaaagaagaaaagaaatgacACTTCAATCTTGAATCCCgctcctttttaaatgtgtttgttttgattatttgaataaagccagtacaaatattaaacatagAGGATGTGTTTCATGGAATTCATCCCAGCCAGGATTTTCAGATGATGAATATTTTGAAGCGTGTTGTCCAGGCAGTTTTACCTTTGTGAAGAAGATTAGAGGACAGACCGTAGATTGGGATGCTATCATCTCTCTTCTCAAAGTATTTTGAATCCAGACCGCCCGAGTCTCCACTGAGGGCGAGAAGAACAGTGGAAAATAACCGCGTGTCCTTCAGTTCTTTGAATTCTATCCTGAACGCTCCTCCACAGCGCGAGGGCTACAGAAGACTATAATCGCATTTAAAGCTTGAATTGTCAAGAGTGGTGA
This DNA window, taken from Eleginops maclovinus isolate JMC-PN-2008 ecotype Puerto Natales chromosome 9, JC_Emac_rtc_rv5, whole genome shotgun sequence, encodes the following:
- the ahsg1 gene encoding alpha-2-HS-glycoprotein 1 isoform X1; this translates as MYLSIMKRLPILLLLCSAALLCSAAPAVEPVTCSEDGGAAAARMAAHHIDENHDHGYKFKLKEIKGHKVEKVDDGCDIELQLDLQETTCHNINPKHFEDCTIRSESQRAVVANCSVRIHVANSAAKVKNYHCDTRQEKTNSEMARICPDCPSLVSLHDPDGMKSVKAAVQRVNENATNQNYYVLREVGRIKIGWMSSTGMNYWAEIALVESHCRNGTRIVPEACRPLCPDRARHAFCQSSYSSSQGLGSVECDYYPATNSTALGDGEQEPLCRHHHGRDHHGHDHDGHDHDGHSGRGPPNHDGHGGRGPPDHDGHGGRGGRSPPDHHGQGPPEHHGQAPADHDGHGGRGGHADGPPDQERQRHRPPFHRFHCHGSDTAIHPICPWPHPEPRGPRLKPKEEA
- the ahsg1 gene encoding alpha-2-HS-glycoprotein 1 isoform X2; this encodes MYLSIMKRLPILLLLCSAALLCSAAPAVEPVTCSEDGGAAAARMAAHHIDENHDHGYKFKLKEIKGHKVEKVDDGCDIELQLDLQETTCHNINPKHFEDCTIRSESQRAVVANCSVRIHVANSAAKVKNYHCDTRQEKTNSEMARICPDCPSLVSLHDPDGMKSVKAAVQRVNENATNQNYYVLREVGRIKIGWMSSTGMNYWAEIALVESHCRNGTRIVPEACRPLCPDRARHAFCQSSYSSSQGLGSVECDYYPATNSTALGDGEQEPLCRHHHGRDHDGHSGRGPPNHDGHGGRGPPDHDGHGGRGGRSPPDHHGQGPPEHHGQAPADHDGHGGRGGHADGPPDQERQRHRPPFHRFHCHGSDTAIHPICPWPHPEPRGPRLKPKEEA